The Myxococcus virescens genomic sequence GATGGCGATGTTGTCGCCCGGCATCACCATTTCGACGTTCTCCGGCAGCTTCACCGAGCCCGTCACGTCCGTGGTGCGGAAGTAGAACTGCGGGCGGTAGCCCTTGAAGAACGGGGTGTGACGACCACCCTCTTCCTTCGACAGCACGTAGATCTGCGCCTTGAACTTGGTGTGCGGGGTGATGCTGCCCGGCTTGGCCAGCACCTGGCCGCGCTCCATGTCCTCGCGCTTCAGGCCGCGCACCAGCGCGCCGATGTTGTCACCCGCCATGCCCTGGTCCAGCAGCTTGCGGAACATCTCCACGCCCGTGACGACCGTCTTCTGCGTCGGGCGCAGACCGACGACTTCCACTTCCTC encodes the following:
- a CDS encoding EF-Tu/IF-2/RF-3 family GTPase encodes the protein EEVEVVGLRPTQKTVVTGVEMFRKLLDQGMAGDNIGALVRGLKREDMERGQVLAKPGSITPHTKFKAQIYVLSKEEGGRHTPFFKGYRPQFYFRTTDVTGSVKLPENVEMVMPGDNIAIEVELITPVAMEKELRFAVREGGRTVGAGVVAEIIE